One Chthoniobacterales bacterium DNA segment encodes these proteins:
- a CDS encoding MFS transporter — MWKWSALKGSALSQKFVDGSLFPPLMQRNVTKTSSLAAPLGDVIKDPQTGQTLWCVGTLRYTKGGLVILFAWLMFNDFFLMLMEAVKPALNGILMRDNGATNTEIALYLGTLSAVFTIWINPVVSTASDRTRTRLGRRRPYLLAAAPPAALFLALIPWAPDGWRWLMGVPWVAARFGGGSISGAVLAIGVCSMIFSMFNAVLLSIFTYYFWDVVPKSLLGRFNAIGKIVTTIQSFIWNYWIFGLAEKHMHLIYAVLASLFLIAYVGSVITVKEGEYPPPEPIVKKNPLALIKGYFVDCFSESYYLWFFAGYIAYQVGNISNMYRIFHWNETLGLSLDTIGKMQAWPSLVIVLLGYPLGALVDRLNPMRVLGPSLLLWALCNVASFFFLRGATSLLLCIGAIMIASFIFGICASVATVEIFPREKIGQFCSANSISQQVFCFLITPLAGLFFDWIKDYTYVYLWSAVAQFLAAAIFTKVCFNWRHRTGLLAEIEPQLQPVAR; from the coding sequence TTGTGGAAATGGTCCGCGCTCAAAGGTAGCGCTCTTTCCCAAAAGTTTGTCGATGGCAGCCTGTTCCCCCCGCTTATGCAACGCAATGTAACAAAGACTTCATCTCTGGCAGCGCCCCTTGGAGACGTGATTAAGGATCCCCAAACGGGTCAGACACTGTGGTGCGTTGGTACGCTTCGCTATACCAAGGGCGGCTTAGTAATTCTGTTCGCATGGTTGATGTTCAACGATTTCTTTTTGATGCTGATGGAAGCGGTGAAACCCGCGCTCAACGGCATCCTCATGCGCGATAATGGCGCGACCAACACCGAAATTGCTCTCTACCTTGGCACTCTAAGCGCAGTATTTACCATCTGGATAAATCCCGTCGTCAGCACCGCGTCGGATCGCACGCGTACGCGTTTGGGTCGGCGGCGTCCGTATCTCCTGGCCGCCGCACCGCCTGCGGCGCTGTTCCTCGCCCTTATTCCATGGGCACCGGACGGATGGAGATGGCTGATGGGAGTCCCATGGGTTGCCGCTCGCTTTGGTGGCGGTTCCATTAGTGGAGCCGTACTCGCCATTGGCGTGTGCAGCATGATATTTTCGATGTTCAACGCGGTTCTCCTGTCGATATTCACATATTACTTTTGGGACGTGGTGCCCAAATCATTGCTAGGTCGTTTTAACGCCATCGGCAAAATCGTTACCACCATACAGTCGTTCATTTGGAATTACTGGATATTTGGTCTGGCTGAAAAACATATGCATTTGATTTATGCAGTGCTGGCAAGTCTATTCCTGATAGCATACGTAGGCAGTGTGATCACGGTGAAGGAAGGTGAATATCCGCCTCCAGAACCAATCGTTAAAAAAAATCCGTTAGCTTTGATAAAAGGCTATTTCGTCGATTGTTTTAGCGAAAGCTACTATCTGTGGTTTTTCGCGGGTTACATCGCTTATCAAGTCGGAAACATCAGCAACATGTATCGCATTTTTCATTGGAATGAGACTTTAGGCCTGAGTCTTGATACCATCGGGAAAATGCAGGCATGGCCTTCCCTTGTCATCGTTCTATTAGGATACCCGCTGGGTGCTCTGGTTGACCGGCTCAATCCGATGCGTGTGCTTGGTCCCTCGCTCCTCCTTTGGGCGCTTTGCAACGTAGCAAGCTTCTTCTTCTTGCGAGGAGCGACATCGCTGCTCCTGTGCATAGGGGCGATTATGATAGCAAGTTTCATTTTCGGTATATGTGCAAGCGTGGCCACAGTCGAAATTTTTCCGAGGGAAAAAATAGGACAATTTTGCTCGGCCAACTCCATTTCGCAGCAGGTCTTCTGCTTCCTTATCACTCCACTTGCCGGTCTGTTCTTCGATTGGATCAAGGACTACACCTATGTCTATTTGTGGTCTGCAGTGGCCCAATTCCTCGCCGCTGCAATTTTCACGAAAGTTTGCTTCAATTGGCGACACCGGACCGGACTATTGGCGGAGATCGAACCTCAACTACAGCCAGTGGCTCGATAG
- a CDS encoding glycoside hydrolase family 31 protein: MNLLMTSEISVPRGSWIRFNLASGGCWYGHGFSHRQPYPLNAEAIVNTRFAVNNIQSPIWMCSEGYAFLIDTTESLEVRCNEQGDGWLRIMCSETAVTVRVFQGKSLPEAHGQLMKHLHWPPPCPEARMFGDSIFCTWTQHPRAVLQGRVLEMAKAIRQHGFPCSMLTIDDRWESVFGELTFSDDFPDPAGMVRELHEMGFSVLLWTTPFVNQEAASYRELAERGWLAPRYDGSGPALLKWWGGTAGIVDITNPEAKEWYRTRLLRLMDEIGVDGFKIDGGDAKYMPEPSITAWHRNVGPSGYVDLYLSLYEEVAPGKCESRTAWLSQGRNILWREGGKDSHWGVDNGLKAMVNLGLHLALLGYDTLIPDMIPGRVQTMDANTPLPSDELFVRWVEASALMPLMQFSYYPWNYAETTSSIARQYALLHKSLEDYLVEQAFNRSAPLLRPLWYDNPDEADFYSIDDEFLLGNDLLVAPVLEEYQVARDIFLPSGNWRDAWTGELIQEKHLLQYPAPCPGIPIFVRAERKDLLQKIRTALDGIKKGGILSSTKSATYSSGLNRDISVTG; encoded by the coding sequence GTGAATCTCTTGATGACCAGTGAGATTTCGGTGCCTCGAGGAAGCTGGATTCGATTTAACCTGGCCTCTGGCGGCTGTTGGTATGGACATGGCTTTTCGCATAGACAGCCTTATCCATTGAATGCGGAGGCAATCGTTAACACGCGTTTCGCGGTGAACAACATCCAGAGTCCCATTTGGATGTGCTCAGAGGGTTATGCATTTCTGATCGACACGACGGAGAGCCTTGAGGTGCGATGCAACGAACAGGGTGATGGCTGGCTGCGGATTATGTGTTCTGAGACGGCGGTAACGGTCCGCGTTTTTCAAGGAAAGAGCCTTCCAGAAGCGCATGGCCAGTTGATGAAGCATCTCCATTGGCCGCCTCCGTGCCCGGAAGCACGGATGTTCGGCGACTCCATTTTTTGCACCTGGACACAGCACCCACGGGCTGTCTTGCAGGGGCGGGTTCTGGAAATGGCCAAGGCAATCAGGCAACATGGCTTTCCATGTTCGATGCTTACCATCGACGACCGATGGGAATCGGTTTTTGGCGAATTAACGTTTTCTGATGATTTTCCAGATCCTGCCGGAATGGTGCGCGAACTGCACGAAATGGGGTTCAGCGTTTTGCTGTGGACGACGCCATTCGTCAATCAAGAGGCAGCGTCATATCGCGAACTGGCGGAGCGAGGATGGCTCGCCCCAAGGTACGATGGCTCGGGTCCGGCTCTATTGAAATGGTGGGGAGGCACGGCTGGAATCGTCGATATCACGAATCCGGAAGCGAAGGAATGGTATCGAACCCGGCTTCTGCGGCTGATGGACGAGATAGGAGTTGATGGATTCAAGATCGACGGTGGAGATGCGAAGTACATGCCGGAGCCGTCGATAACAGCCTGGCATCGAAATGTGGGGCCGTCTGGTTATGTCGACCTGTATCTGTCGCTTTATGAAGAGGTCGCTCCCGGCAAATGTGAAAGCCGAACGGCTTGGCTCTCGCAGGGCCGGAACATTCTGTGGAGAGAAGGAGGCAAGGATTCGCATTGGGGAGTCGACAACGGCCTCAAGGCTATGGTGAACCTCGGCCTTCACCTTGCTCTGTTGGGTTATGACACGCTTATTCCGGATATGATTCCCGGAAGGGTGCAAACGATGGACGCGAACACGCCCCTCCCGAGCGATGAACTCTTTGTTCGATGGGTCGAGGCTTCCGCGCTGATGCCACTGATGCAATTCTCCTATTACCCATGGAATTACGCTGAAACCACATCCAGCATAGCCAGGCAATATGCGCTGCTTCATAAAAGCTTGGAAGATTATCTTGTGGAGCAGGCGTTCAATCGTAGTGCACCACTTCTACGGCCATTGTGGTATGATAACCCTGACGAGGCCGACTTTTATTCTATCGACGATGAGTTTCTGCTAGGAAACGATCTTTTGGTGGCGCCGGTTCTCGAAGAATATCAAGTGGCGAGAGATATTTTTCTGCCATCGGGCAATTGGCGCGATGCATGGACCGGGGAGTTGATTCAGGAGAAACACTTGCTGCAATACCCCGCTCCTTGCCCAGGAATTCCAATTTTCGTGCGCGCAGAAAGAAAAGATCTTCTTCAGAAGATTCGGACTGCCCTCGACGGCATCAAAAAGGGAGGCATCCTCTCTTCAACAAAGAGCGCTACTTATTCGAGCGGACTAAATCGAGACATCAGTGTGACAGGATAA
- a CDS encoding alpha/beta hydrolase — protein sequence MNAAILSETPHAGMEMRLWEGPAPGVAANPGEEMVEPSGRVSNVSIPTLTAYLPKAEHASGTAIIIFSGGAYIHLASGPLGRAAADAFLQKGIAIFSLRYRLAPPSTNVLRDALADAKCAVRTVRSRAAEWHVNRDCIGIIGFSAGANLALNLACDSDKGDPASTNPVEKQSSRPDFIGLFAPWPFNQRIEDFKIKPAMPPAFIAHARDDSTAPFSFAEEIARAFKQAGVPIRFEPYDQGGHMAFNFRLPLIKEWPAKLLSWLKNHKLYTELL from the coding sequence ATGAACGCCGCAATTCTTTCTGAAACTCCCCACGCTGGAATGGAAATGCGGTTGTGGGAAGGTCCAGCGCCCGGTGTAGCAGCCAATCCCGGCGAAGAAATGGTAGAGCCGAGTGGCCGGGTTTCCAATGTTAGCATACCAACTCTCACTGCCTACCTGCCGAAAGCTGAGCACGCGAGCGGCACGGCCATTATCATCTTTTCCGGCGGCGCGTATATTCATCTCGCATCAGGACCGTTAGGGCGCGCGGCAGCCGATGCATTCCTGCAGAAAGGCATCGCGATTTTTTCGCTCAGGTATCGGCTGGCACCTCCCTCCACGAATGTTCTTCGCGACGCGCTCGCGGACGCGAAGTGCGCTGTGCGAACGGTTCGTAGCCGTGCCGCCGAGTGGCATGTTAATCGTGACTGCATTGGCATCATCGGGTTCTCGGCTGGCGCAAACCTAGCCCTGAATCTCGCTTGCGACAGCGATAAGGGTGATCCCGCCAGCACCAATCCAGTAGAGAAACAAAGCTCCCGGCCTGATTTTATAGGTTTGTTCGCACCTTGGCCTTTCAACCAGCGCATTGAGGATTTCAAAATAAAACCAGCCATGCCTCCCGCTTTCATCGCCCACGCACGCGATGACTCTACAGCGCCCTTCTCTTTTGCGGAGGAAATTGCGAGGGCATTCAAGCAGGCTGGGGTGCCGATTCGTTTCGAGCCGTACGATCAAGGCGGACACATGGCATTCAACTTTCGATTGCCTTTAATCAAGGAGTGGCCGGCGAAGTTGCTTTCATGGCTGAAAAATCACAAATTATACACAGAGTTATTGTAG